The Coffea arabica cultivar ET-39 chromosome 1e, Coffea Arabica ET-39 HiFi, whole genome shotgun sequence genome has a window encoding:
- the LOC113712510 gene encoding calcium uniporter protein 6, mitochondrial-like — protein MWRWTSYNLLKQGIAAAATRPGGGGGVQSVLRGGRSCLRPRLDGCFCRGSRVIGSSFYSASTFPPVVGGSGAGGGRDGDDDDENGKKDNNVNGGEKISCAEAKRLMRLVNVEALKMQLGMENKEFIDYKDLLQACQTMGVAKSPHEAVAFVDVLDEAGVVLLFRNKVYLHPDKVVDLVRKAVPLALLPEDDPCKDEMNKMQEKKEEIDRLAHRQVRCILWTGLGLAVIQVGFFFRLTFWEFSWDVMEPIAFFTTTTGIVIGYAYFLFTSRDPTYQDFMQRLFLSRRRKLFRKYGFDIEKFKELQKKCKSPLDVPTAARHRMALHTEHDDDLLHGH, from the exons ATGTGGAGGTGGACTTCTTATAACTTGTTGAAACAGGGCATAGCGGCGGCGGCTACGCGAccgggaggaggaggaggggtaCAATCAGTGTTACGGGGTGGTCGGAGCTGCTTAAGGCCGCGTTTGGATGGCTGTTTTTGTCGTGGGTCTAGAGTGATTGGCTCTTCGTTTTACTCTGCTTCTACTTTTCCTCCAGTGGTCGGTGGTAGCGGCGCCGGCGGAGGAAGGGATggggatgatgatgatgagaatGGGAAGAAGGATAATAACGTCAATGGAGGAGAGAAGATATCGTGTGCGGAGGCGAAGAGGCTGATGAGGCTGGTGAATGTGGAGGCCTTGAAGATGCAGCTTGGGATGGAGAACAAGGAGTTTATTGATTACAAGGACCTTCTTCAGGCTTGCCAGACTATGGGGGTCGCCAAATCCCCCCATGAGGCCGTCGCTTTTGTCGATGTTCTTGATGAGGCCGGCGTCGTTTTGCTCTTCCGAAATAAAGTCTACCTCCATCCCGACAAG GTGGTCGATTTGGTCAGAAAAGCAGTGCCACTCGCACTCTTGCCTGAAGATGACCCCTGCAAGGATGAGATGAACAAGATGCAGGAGAAGAAGGAGGAAATTGATAGGCTTGCACATAGGCAAGTCCGCTGCATTTTGTGGACTGGGTTGGGGCTTGCTGTGATACAAGTCGGTTTTTTCTTTCGCCTAACCTTCTGGGAATTCTCATGGGATGTCATGGAGCCAATTGCATTTTTCACTACTACGACAGGGATTGTCATTGGTTATGCTTACTTCCTTTTCACTTCAAGAGACCCAACTTACCAAGATTTTATGCAAAGACTTTTTCTCTCAAGGCGGAGGAAACTCTTCAGAAAATATGGTTTTGATATTGAGAAGTTCAAGGAGTTGCAGAAGAAATGCAAATCTCCATTGGATGTCCCTACTGCTGCCAGACATCGTATGGCCTTGCATACAGAGCATGATGATGATCTTCTGCATGGCCATTAA